One part of the Algibacter sp. L1A34 genome encodes these proteins:
- a CDS encoding GH92 family glycosyl hydrolase, with product MKLYPLLKNRFYILSVMCVAMFSCKQEVNQDLKTNTESTVDYTAKVYPLLDTENSRWFFFSSANRPFGMVNLSPDTQIGGAWGSGYRFKTDTIKGFSHIHAWQMSGVSVMPVTISEENKSNIFKDFYSKFSHDKEKITPGFHSLELERYQIETKLTSTKRVGLHQFTFPENKNAAVLFNLNTILGPCENSNGVLEQNNKNELSGHLVMEPTHRRPKPLTVYFKVKLNTEIEALEKDEETGNYLVSLKEDKKSILMKVGISYTSVENANLNINEELPNWDFDQIVNDSKGEWNNLLGRIDVKGNTEQAQRRFYTDLWHALQGRRIINDVNGSYPDNTGAAFRIGQLPLDKNGKPKFNHFNSDSFWGAQWTINTLWGLVYPEIMADFTHSLMQYYKDGGMVPRGPSGGNYTYVMTGASSTPFIVSAIQKGVITEDLEGIYQALKRNHMLNGIMGKAGYEHDTNLGGGLKHYIENGYVPYPIPEGKFGGHQDGASMTMEYAYQDWTLAQLAKKLNHEADYDYFLKRSNNYKNVFDKESSWMRPKNLAGVWKQDFDPYQPENGFIESNGAQSTWFVPHDLQGLANLMGGTDKAVEKLNAQFKTAQELGFTAGNSHSQELHPEYSRIPINYGNQPSMQTAFVFNELGRNDLSQYWSRAVVNKAFSGLSPATGFNGDEDQGLMGSLSVLMKIGLFQMNGGTEENPNYQIGSPIFDEVIIKLNPDYYSNESFTIKTVNNSESNVYINRVKLNNKKVESYKLSHNDIIKGGELKLEMSNKSN from the coding sequence ATGAAGTTATATCCCCTCCTAAAGAATAGATTTTACATTTTAAGTGTTATGTGTGTTGCCATGTTTTCTTGTAAACAAGAGGTAAATCAGGATTTAAAAACAAATACGGAATCTACTGTAGACTATACCGCAAAAGTATACCCATTATTAGATACCGAAAATTCACGTTGGTTTTTCTTCTCGTCGGCTAATCGCCCATTTGGGATGGTTAATTTAAGTCCCGATACACAAATAGGAGGCGCTTGGGGTAGTGGCTATCGTTTTAAAACAGATACTATTAAAGGGTTTAGCCATATTCATGCATGGCAAATGTCTGGTGTTTCTGTTATGCCAGTTACCATTTCCGAAGAAAATAAAAGTAATATTTTTAAAGATTTTTATTCAAAATTCAGCCATGATAAAGAAAAAATAACACCTGGTTTTCATAGCCTAGAATTGGAGCGCTACCAAATAGAAACTAAACTTACAAGTACAAAACGCGTGGGTTTACATCAATTTACGTTTCCTGAAAATAAAAATGCAGCCGTTCTTTTTAATTTGAATACTATTTTGGGGCCTTGTGAAAATTCGAATGGGGTTTTAGAACAAAATAATAAAAATGAACTTTCGGGGCATTTGGTTATGGAACCAACACATCGCCGACCAAAACCGTTAACTGTTTATTTTAAAGTGAAGTTGAATACTGAAATTGAAGCTTTAGAAAAAGATGAAGAAACGGGTAATTACCTCGTCAGTTTAAAAGAAGATAAAAAGAGCATTTTAATGAAGGTTGGCATATCGTACACTTCCGTGGAAAATGCAAATCTTAATATAAATGAAGAATTACCAAATTGGGATTTCGACCAAATTGTAAATGATTCTAAGGGTGAATGGAATAATTTATTAGGAAGAATAGATGTAAAAGGAAATACAGAACAAGCACAAAGGCGTTTTTATACAGATTTATGGCACGCACTGCAAGGTCGTAGAATTATAAACGATGTAAACGGTTCATATCCTGATAATACGGGAGCTGCATTTAGAATTGGGCAGTTGCCATTAGATAAAAATGGGAAACCTAAATTCAATCACTTTAATTCCGATTCTTTTTGGGGTGCGCAATGGACTATCAATACGCTTTGGGGTTTGGTTTATCCAGAAATCATGGCCGATTTTACACATTCTTTAATGCAATATTATAAAGATGGAGGCATGGTTCCTCGTGGACCATCTGGTGGAAATTACACTTATGTTATGACGGGAGCATCATCTACACCGTTTATTGTAAGTGCTATTCAAAAAGGTGTAATTACAGAAGATTTAGAAGGCATTTATCAGGCTTTAAAAAGGAACCACATGCTTAATGGTATTATGGGTAAAGCAGGTTACGAGCATGATACCAATCTAGGTGGTGGTTTAAAACATTATATAGAAAACGGGTATGTGCCATATCCAATTCCAGAAGGGAAGTTTGGCGGACATCAAGATGGTGCCAGCATGACTATGGAATATGCATATCAAGATTGGACGTTAGCTCAATTAGCTAAAAAATTAAATCACGAAGCCGATTATGATTACTTCTTAAAACGATCTAATAATTACAAAAATGTTTTTGATAAAGAAAGTAGTTGGATGCGCCCGAAAAACTTAGCAGGTGTTTGGAAACAAGATTTTGATCCATACCAACCAGAAAATGGTTTTATTGAATCTAACGGCGCACAATCCACATGGTTTGTACCTCACGATTTACAAGGTTTAGCAAATTTAATGGGCGGAACAGATAAAGCGGTCGAAAAATTAAACGCACAGTTTAAAACAGCACAAGAACTTGGGTTTACCGCAGGTAATTCACATTCGCAAGAATTACATCCGGAATATAGCCGAATTCCTATAAATTACGGTAATCAACCTTCTATGCAAACAGCATTTGTTTTTAATGAATTAGGAAGAAATGATCTTTCTCAATATTGGTCTAGAGCCGTTGTAAATAAAGCTTTTAGCGGGCTGTCTCCAGCTACAGGTTTTAATGGAGATGAAGATCAGGGATTAATGGGAAGCCTTTCGGTACTTATGAAAATTGGATTATTTCAAATGAATGGAGGAACAGAAGAAAATCCTAATTATCAAATTGGAAGTCCTATTTTTGATGAGGTTATCATTAAATTGAATCCAGATTATTATTCAAACGAAAGTTTCACTATTAAAACAGTTAATAATAGTGAGTCCAATGTTTATATTAATAGAGTAAAGTTGAATAATAAAAAGGTTGAAAGCTATAAACTATCTCATAATGATATTATTAAAGGCGGCGAATTAAAACTAGAAATGTCAAATAAGTCAAACTAA
- a CDS encoding alpha-L-fucosidase translates to MSSKLKLTTVLLLTICFSTFAQLKNKPELNEEFMDMGFGIFIHWSMDSQLGSVISHSMVGASDDYVNRYMNDLPKTFFPDKFDPDEWARLFKLTGAEYVVFTTKHHNGFCMWDTKTTDFNIMNTPYGKDITGMLVKSLRKYGLKVGLYFSPEDFSMLHKQGHLISRKGPMTQITANKELFDYDKSQVKELIDNYGPIDVMFFDAFHTKPMAQYVHEIAPNVVVTRGEMKTPEQKIPDGAMPGPWETCMTMGTQWAYKPTNEEYKDGGDLIKKLIEIRAKGGNFLMNVGPKPNGEFAIEQEERLREMALWMFVNNEAVKDVRTVPNIIKDGDLWFTKAKDENTAYVFITNQKNWFKGFRRNFMLKNIKATKSSIISVLGQNDLVVEYWPENTPTTRYIQHDKLLEISVSKAQRLYNDKIWPNPIVVKITNVEFIGK, encoded by the coding sequence ATGAGTTCTAAATTAAAACTAACCACAGTATTGTTGTTAACTATTTGTTTTTCAACTTTTGCACAGCTTAAAAATAAGCCAGAACTCAATGAAGAGTTTATGGATATGGGGTTTGGTATATTTATACATTGGAGTATGGATTCACAGCTGGGTAGTGTTATTAGTCACTCTATGGTTGGTGCTTCTGATGATTATGTGAATCGTTATATGAACGACCTTCCAAAAACATTTTTTCCAGATAAATTTGATCCCGATGAGTGGGCAAGGTTATTTAAATTAACAGGTGCAGAATATGTGGTGTTTACAACAAAACACCATAATGGATTTTGTATGTGGGATACAAAAACAACAGATTTTAATATTATGAACACACCTTACGGAAAAGATATAACCGGTATGTTGGTTAAATCTTTACGTAAATATGGTTTAAAAGTGGGACTTTATTTTTCACCAGAAGATTTTAGTATGCTACATAAGCAAGGGCATTTAATTTCGAGAAAAGGACCAATGACTCAAATTACAGCTAATAAAGAATTGTTTGATTATGATAAATCTCAGGTTAAGGAACTTATTGATAATTATGGACCTATAGATGTTATGTTTTTTGATGCATTTCATACAAAACCGATGGCGCAATATGTACATGAAATAGCACCAAATGTTGTGGTTACTCGAGGAGAAATGAAAACACCAGAACAAAAAATTCCAGATGGCGCCATGCCAGGACCTTGGGAAACCTGTATGACGATGGGAACACAATGGGCTTACAAACCAACGAACGAGGAATATAAAGATGGGGGAGATTTAATAAAAAAGTTAATTGAAATAAGAGCCAAAGGCGGTAATTTTTTAATGAATGTGGGACCAAAACCTAATGGGGAATTTGCTATAGAACAAGAGGAACGTTTACGCGAAATGGCACTTTGGATGTTTGTAAATAATGAAGCGGTTAAGGATGTAAGAACAGTACCTAATATTATAAAAGATGGCGATTTATGGTTTACCAAAGCTAAAGATGAAAATACGGCCTATGTTTTTATAACAAACCAGAAAAATTGGTTTAAAGGTTTTAGAAGAAATTTTATGCTTAAAAATATAAAGGCAACTAAGAGTTCTATAATTTCTGTGTTAGGACAAAATGATTTGGTTGTAGAATATTGGCCAGAAAACACGCCAACAACAAGATATATTCAGCATGATAAATTGTTGGAAATTTCGGTGAGTAAAGCACAAAGACTTTATAACGATAAAATTTGGCCAAACCCTATTGTGGTTAAAATTACAAACGTTGAATTCATCGGAAAATAA
- a CDS encoding glycoside hydrolase family 3 protein yields MRLYRLVIILCLVPVLGIAQTLNPYQNQTLSIEERVNDLIERLTVEEKVSLLVSTAEAIPRLDVEKYYHGNEALHGVVKGGRFTVFPQAIALSATWNPDLIYKVSTAISDEARGKWNFYNQGKDQKNVYSDLLTFWSPTINMARDPRWGRTPETYGEDPFLTSKMGVSFVKGLQGNDENYLKVVSTPKHFVANNQEDNRFAYNAVVSEKSLREYYFPAYKAAVKEGHAQSIMSAYNAINGVPSTANNWLLNTVLRNEWGFSGYVVSDCGAPTYLVKSHHYVDTKELAAKVAIEAGLDLECGNDIYAKHLLSAFKRGMVSQSSIDKSVKRVLKARFKLGIFDSTDNNPYTKISPEVIGSKKHQNLALETSRQSIVLLKNQNHILPLNSDKIKKITVVGFNANQVVFGDYSGLSVIKPISPLEGIKNKVGDKVEVKYVKWKTAARNLNILEAENLRNDFNDEPGLYGEYFDDKFLEGTPQTRVDKVVNFDPVNNPPDPYTNYRHKSMRWTGYIKPNFSGTYKIGVNSDDGIRLWLNNELVVDAWHNRGTTTDQVEINMEAGEKYAIKLEYFDNGGDAVCQLLWEVPGNENGTLYDEDIEAAKTSDYVIAVMGINKTIEKEGKDKTSLNLPEDQINYIKEIYAENKNMIVVLVAGSSLAINWMDENIPAIVDAWYPGESGGTAIADVLFGDYNPAGRLPFTFYKSITDLPPMDDYEVSNGRTYMYFQGEELYPFGYGLSYTKFDYSGFKLKKNNDKIMISATIKNTGDYDGDEVVQLYYKLPKTVSKRPIKKLIGFNRTSINIGKSEKVEFEISRKDLQFWDEEKKQWSFESGDYEFMLGTSSKDIRLKKIISIN; encoded by the coding sequence ATGAGACTATACAGGCTTGTAATTATTCTATGTTTGGTTCCTGTTTTAGGAATAGCACAAACGTTAAATCCTTATCAAAATCAAACTTTATCTATTGAAGAACGGGTAAATGATTTGATAGAGCGATTAACTGTTGAAGAAAAAGTATCATTACTAGTGTCTACAGCAGAAGCCATTCCGCGGTTAGATGTTGAGAAATATTATCATGGTAATGAAGCCTTACATGGTGTTGTAAAAGGAGGGCGTTTTACTGTTTTTCCGCAGGCAATCGCTTTATCTGCAACTTGGAATCCAGATTTAATTTATAAGGTGTCAACGGCAATTTCAGACGAAGCTAGAGGAAAGTGGAATTTCTATAATCAAGGTAAAGATCAAAAAAATGTTTACAGTGATTTACTAACTTTTTGGTCGCCAACCATTAATATGGCGAGAGACCCTAGATGGGGCAGAACGCCAGAAACATACGGGGAAGATCCTTTTTTAACCAGTAAAATGGGTGTTTCGTTTGTAAAAGGACTTCAAGGTAATGATGAAAACTATCTTAAAGTAGTTTCAACCCCAAAACATTTTGTTGCTAATAATCAAGAAGATAATAGATTTGCTTATAATGCTGTAGTTTCAGAAAAATCATTACGCGAATATTACTTTCCTGCATATAAAGCAGCTGTGAAAGAAGGACACGCACAATCTATTATGAGTGCCTATAATGCCATAAACGGCGTGCCAAGCACAGCCAATAATTGGCTTTTAAATACGGTTTTAAGAAACGAATGGGGGTTTTCGGGCTATGTAGTTAGTGATTGTGGAGCACCAACATATTTAGTGAAATCTCATCACTATGTTGATACTAAGGAACTCGCTGCTAAAGTTGCTATTGAGGCTGGTTTAGACTTAGAATGTGGTAATGATATTTATGCAAAACATTTATTATCTGCATTTAAAAGAGGGATGGTTTCTCAATCATCCATAGATAAATCGGTTAAAAGAGTTTTAAAAGCAAGATTTAAACTTGGTATTTTCGATTCAACAGATAATAATCCATACACTAAAATTTCACCTGAAGTTATTGGGTCTAAAAAACATCAAAATTTAGCTTTAGAAACTTCAAGACAATCAATTGTTCTTCTAAAGAATCAAAACCATATTTTACCTTTAAATTCAGATAAAATAAAGAAAATTACGGTTGTTGGTTTTAATGCGAATCAGGTTGTTTTTGGCGATTATAGCGGGTTATCTGTTATAAAACCAATATCACCACTCGAAGGTATTAAAAATAAAGTAGGTGATAAGGTTGAAGTAAAATACGTGAAATGGAAAACGGCTGCAAGAAATTTAAATATTTTGGAAGCCGAGAATTTACGAAATGACTTTAATGATGAACCTGGTTTGTATGGTGAATATTTTGACGATAAATTTTTAGAAGGCACACCTCAAACCCGAGTAGATAAGGTGGTGAATTTCGATCCTGTAAATAATCCGCCGGATCCGTACACAAATTACAGACATAAATCGATGCGATGGACGGGGTATATTAAGCCTAATTTTTCTGGAACTTATAAAATTGGAGTAAACTCGGATGATGGGATACGTTTATGGCTAAATAATGAATTAGTTGTGGATGCTTGGCATAATCGTGGAACAACTACCGATCAAGTAGAAATTAACATGGAAGCCGGGGAGAAATATGCTATTAAATTAGAGTATTTTGATAATGGAGGCGATGCCGTATGCCAATTACTTTGGGAAGTGCCAGGAAATGAAAATGGAACCTTATATGACGAAGATATTGAAGCTGCAAAAACTAGTGATTATGTAATTGCAGTAATGGGTATCAATAAAACTATTGAAAAGGAAGGAAAAGATAAAACCTCACTAAATTTACCAGAAGATCAAATTAATTATATAAAAGAGATTTACGCCGAAAACAAGAACATGATAGTGGTTTTAGTAGCTGGAAGTTCTTTGGCTATTAATTGGATGGACGAAAACATCCCAGCTATTGTTGATGCTTGGTATCCTGGGGAATCTGGTGGTACAGCTATTGCAGATGTATTATTTGGCGATTATAATCCTGCTGGAAGATTGCCGTTTACATTTTATAAATCAATTACAGATTTACCTCCAATGGATGATTATGAAGTTTCTAATGGAAGAACATATATGTACTTTCAAGGTGAAGAATTATATCCTTTTGGTTACGGTTTAAGTTATACCAAATTTGATTATAGCGGTTTTAAACTTAAAAAGAATAACGATAAAATCATGATTTCTGCTACTATTAAAAACACGGGAGATTATGATGGAGATGAAGTTGTTCAATTATATTATAAATTACCTAAAACAGTGTCTAAAAGACCTATTAAGAAATTGATTGGTTTTAATAGAACTTCAATAAATATTGGAAAATCTGAGAAAGTCGAATTCGAAATATCTAGAAAAGATTTACAGTTTTGGGATGAAGAAAAAAAACAATGGAGTTTTGAAAGTGGAGATTATGAGTTTATGCTTGGCACTTCATCTAAAGACATTCGATTAAAGAAAATAATTTCAATAAATTAG